A part of Micromonospora chersina genomic DNA contains:
- a CDS encoding GNAT family N-acetyltransferase translates to MERSRTARADEVTEVQRIEVASGAPFREIGMADVADMPPLPRDVLAAAQRAGRLRVAVDAADRPVAFAVVDLVDGCAHVQQLSVDPAYARRGIGRGLLDDVAGWAAGAGLPALTLTTFRSVPWNGPYYARCGFRELTGAEVTPGLAGLLAAEAALGLDPADRIAMRRPVA, encoded by the coding sequence GTGGAGCGCAGCAGGACCGCCCGGGCCGACGAGGTGACCGAGGTGCAGCGGATCGAGGTGGCCTCCGGCGCCCCGTTCCGGGAGATCGGCATGGCGGACGTCGCCGACATGCCACCGCTGCCGCGGGACGTGCTGGCCGCCGCCCAGCGGGCCGGCCGGCTCCGGGTCGCGGTCGACGCCGCGGACCGGCCGGTGGCCTTCGCGGTGGTCGACCTGGTCGACGGCTGCGCGCACGTGCAACAGCTCAGCGTCGATCCCGCGTACGCGCGACGGGGGATCGGCCGGGGCCTGCTCGACGACGTGGCCGGTTGGGCCGCCGGGGCGGGACTGCCCGCCCTGACCCTGACCACGTTCCGCAGCGTGCCGTGGAACGGGCCGTACTACGCGCGCTGCGGGTTCCGGGAGCTGACCGGGGCCGAGGTGACGCCGGGGCTCGCCGGCCTGCTGGCCGCCGAGGCGGCACTCGGGCTCGACCCGGCCGACCGGATCGCCATGCGTCGGCCGGTGGCCTGA
- a CDS encoding MFS transporter, translating into MTGASPIPPPGALRTLSLATLANTVGSGLWLAGGALYLTRDVGLSPAAVGAGLTVAWLVGLSASVPLGALADRRDPRTLRAAIQVGQAVAAAAYLLVGSVPVFLAVAILETLLASGNLAVRAALVAAVAGPRGRVHAFATLRAVANLGIAVGAALAGFALAVDTHRAYQVLVVGNAATYLLSAALLMRLPAQPPAARAPAAGRPRRARALRDVRFLAVSGASAVLSLHLTVLTLIVPLWTVTRAGAPPPVVSAVLLTNTVLTVLLAVRLSRGADTAAPAARKLRRAGLVLAAATPLYAATAGLPTVAAVVLLLVATAVWTFGDLWHGAAGAGLAYDLAPPDAIGAYQGADGLIAGLARAVGPALLTLLVLDGGVPGWLVLGALFAGVGLAAPALTRWALASREPARPVAGDRPAAPV; encoded by the coding sequence ATGACCGGGGCCTCGCCGATCCCGCCGCCGGGGGCGCTGCGCACACTCTCGCTGGCCACCCTGGCCAACACGGTGGGCTCCGGGCTCTGGCTGGCCGGCGGGGCCCTCTACCTGACCCGTGACGTCGGGCTCTCCCCCGCCGCGGTCGGCGCCGGCCTGACCGTCGCCTGGCTGGTCGGGCTGAGCGCCAGCGTGCCCCTCGGCGCGCTGGCCGACCGGCGCGACCCCCGTACCCTCCGGGCCGCCATCCAGGTGGGCCAGGCGGTCGCGGCGGCGGCGTACCTGCTTGTGGGTTCGGTGCCGGTGTTCCTCGCCGTGGCGATCCTCGAAACCCTGCTGGCCTCGGGCAACCTGGCGGTCCGAGCGGCGCTCGTCGCCGCGGTGGCCGGGCCGCGGGGCCGGGTGCACGCCTTCGCCACCCTGCGCGCGGTGGCCAACCTGGGCATCGCGGTCGGCGCCGCGCTGGCCGGGTTCGCCCTGGCCGTGGACACCCATCGGGCGTACCAGGTGCTGGTGGTCGGGAACGCGGCCACCTACCTGCTGTCGGCGGCGCTGCTCATGCGGCTGCCGGCCCAGCCGCCGGCGGCGCGCGCTCCCGCGGCCGGCCGGCCGCGGCGGGCGCGGGCGCTGCGGGACGTGCGGTTCCTCGCCGTGAGCGGCGCGTCGGCGGTGCTGTCCCTGCACCTGACGGTGCTCACGCTGATCGTGCCCCTGTGGACGGTCACCCGGGCCGGCGCGCCGCCGCCGGTGGTGTCGGCGGTGCTGCTGACCAACACGGTGCTGACCGTGCTGCTGGCGGTCCGGCTGAGCCGGGGCGCGGACACGGCCGCTCCCGCCGCCCGGAAGCTGCGCCGGGCCGGCCTGGTGCTGGCGGCGGCGACGCCGCTCTACGCGGCCACGGCAGGCCTGCCCACCGTCGCGGCGGTCGTGCTGCTGCTGGTCGCCACGGCGGTGTGGACGTTCGGCGACCTGTGGCACGGGGCCGCCGGGGCGGGGCTCGCCTACGACCTGGCCCCGCCGGACGCCATCGGCGCCTACCAGGGGGCCGACGGGCTGATCGCCGGACTGGCGCGGGCGGTCGGCCCGGCCCTGCTCACCCTGCTGGTGCTCGACGGCGGGGTGCCGGGCTGGCTGGTGCTCGGCGCGCTCTTCGCCGGCGTCGGCCTGGCCGCCCCGGCGCTGACCCGGTGGGCGCTGGCGAGCCGGGAACCGGCCCGGCCGGTGGCCGGCGACCGTCCGGCCGCGCCGGTGTAG
- a CDS encoding GNAT family N-acetyltransferase codes for MTDQQTIAIRPGGPADAATVLRLLDSATAWLVARGRTGQWGTEPASTDPRRIAQADAWATGGGLYLAMLGDLAAGALVVGSATEYVPPATEPELYVNLLVTDRAYAGHGIGARLLAYAAELARDRGLGLLRVDCYGGDDRALVRFYEGCGFTATDRFTVERPGRAPWPGQVLERRLG; via the coding sequence ATGACGGACCAGCAGACCATCGCGATCCGCCCCGGCGGCCCGGCGGACGCCGCCACCGTGCTGCGGCTGCTCGACTCGGCCACCGCCTGGCTCGTGGCACGCGGCCGGACCGGCCAGTGGGGAACCGAGCCGGCGTCGACCGACCCGCGCCGGATCGCCCAGGCCGACGCGTGGGCCACCGGCGGCGGGCTGTACCTGGCGATGCTCGGCGACCTGGCGGCGGGCGCCCTGGTGGTCGGGTCCGCCACCGAGTACGTGCCGCCGGCCACCGAACCCGAGTTGTACGTGAACCTGCTGGTCACCGACCGGGCCTACGCGGGCCACGGGATCGGGGCGCGGCTGCTGGCGTACGCGGCGGAGCTCGCCCGCGACCGTGGCCTCGGGCTGCTCCGGGTGGACTGCTACGGCGGGGACGACCGAGCGCTGGTCCGGTTCTACGAGGGCTGCGGCTTCACCGCCACCGACCGGTTCACCGTCGAGCGCCCGGGTCGCGCCC